TTCCCCTTTCAAATAGATTTCCAACGTTCTTTGGAGTCTTATCTATTAAATCTAATATTTTTCTATCGTTTTCATCAAGAATCTCAGTGTGAAATTCTGGAACTATAGAGTTGAAGTATCTAACTATCATAGTAAGTACTCTATTGACGTAATTCCCTATGTCGTCATTCAACTCCGTGTTAACTATCCTAATAGCTTCCCTCCATGTAAAGTTAGTATCCTTCTCCTCTGGCCTTAGTCTCACTAATACGAACCTCCAATACTCTATATCCATTATTTTAGGTGCTTCATCTATCCACACACCTATTCTTCTACTTTTACTGAACTTTTGTCCCTCATAGAGTAAATACTCTGTCGCAGCAATAACTGTAGGTAAATTATATCCCTCTTCTGATGCCATTAACATAGCAGGTAATATCACAGCATGAAAAGGAATATTATCTTTACCTATAAAATAATAACTTCTTGTTTCTTTATCGAACCAGAATTTTTTCCAGTCTTCAGGTTTTCTTATTTTTTCGAAATATTCAATAGTAGCAGATATATATCCTAAAAGTGCTTCAAACCAAACATATATAGTCTTATTTTCAGCATTTTCAAAGGGAGCTGGAATCCCCCATTTATTATCTCTTGTAATACTTCTGGGTTTTAATCCCTCATTTACCCAACTTAAAGCAACTGATTTGACATTCTCTGGCATGTCCTTAGACTCAAGTATCCATTTCCTTATTTTATCATTAAATTCACTTAAATCAAAGAACCAATGTTTAGTTTTCTTAAACACTGGTTTTCTTCCGCATATAGCACACTTTGGATTTATTAATAAATTAGGGGTCAACAGCCTACCACAATTATCGCATTGATCGCCTCTAGCGTCCTCAAAACCACAGTAAGGACAAGTACCCTTTACGAACCTATCTGGTAAATATAAATTATCGTATTCACAATAAGGTATTTCGTCTTCAATTATCTTAATATACTTATTTAATTTAAGTAAGAAGTTAGTAACGAACTTCTTATGTGTCTCACTTTCAGTTCTACTATAGTTATCGAAACTTATTTCCCATACATTTAAGAATAGATGTTTATCATATTCATGGGCCTGATCTGTAAGTTCCTTAGGGCTTACCTTTCTCTTTATCGCCTCAACCTCTATGGGAGTTCCGTGTTCATCACTACCGCTTACGAATAATACGTTATCTTTTCCATATTTTAACCTAGCATATCTGGCAAATACATCTGCCGAAAGTATAGAGCCTATTAAATTACCTAAGTGTGGTACGGAATTTACGTAAGGCCAGGCTGAGGTTACAAGTACTCTCATTATATTTTGTGTTTGCAATGAGCCTTTATTAAACATATCTAATAATAATTAGTAAGTAAAGATTATGGTATTAGACGTTAAGAAATACCCCTTTATCAAGAGCCTAGAGGAGGAATTGAAAAAATACGGAGGAGGAATTACGCTAACCGATCTATTATTATCTAATAGCATATATTTGGAGTTAGCTAAGGATAGGATACAAAAGGTTAGAAATAACGAAGAACTTCCTTCTTATACAATATACTCTGAACCAGTACTAGTTTTTTATACTACTCTACTTACACTGGCTGTAATAAATAATTCTGAATTCAATAAAAGGTATTCTTATTTCGAATCTAAACAATTCAGAAAGATTCTTCAAAATGAAAATGATGACAATTTATTAGAAATATTAAAATTTCTAAATATTAAAGTTAATAGGTGTAACGAAATAAAAATACATGTTGAAAAAAAGAGACTAATACATAAAGAATATTGTATAAATTTTATAGATTATCTGAAATATTCAAAAAATATGGGTGAAAATTGGAGATTAAGCAAACAAATCCTAGTTAAAGGCAATGTGTATTTAGATAAAAACCAATTAGTAGAATTAGCTGCAGAAAGTATAAGGTTAAAAATACTGAATATGATCAAACCATTAAATATAAAGGAAATCCCAGAAAAATTGAAAAATCTAATAGAAAAAGGAAGAACAATCCCCCCATGTATTCAGAATATTTTATCTAAAGACAATCTTAATGAGGAGGAGATTAGAGTACTAGTAGTCTTCTATATAAATATAGGTAAAAATTTAAATAATATATCTAACATATTAAAGAAATGGAATGTACCAAATATAGTAGATTTATATAATAAATATAAAGGAGATAAGGATACAAAATATATAGTATATTCTTGTGAAAGAATGAAGAAATTGAATATGTGTGTGAGTAATTGTAATGTAACAAATCCCCTACAACTCTATTTTCTTAAAGCTGAGTAAACTACATAAAATCTCTGAATTACAGTAATTAGCGTTAATACTAAAAATAAGTAAAATATGTATAATGATACTTCCTTACTAAATATTATGTAAACTAAAAGTATTATAAACACAAATATTATTCTTTCACCTCTTTCAATTATTCCCCTTCCCTCCATTTTAAGTCCCAACGCATCAGCCTTAGCTCTAATGTATGAAATGATTAATGAAAAACCTACACTTAATACAACTAATACTGAAGGAAAATTTATGAAAATAAAACTAGAAATATATAATGTATCTTCTACTCTATCTAAGGTAGAATCGAGAAAACTTCCTAAATTTGATGACTTATTCAATATTCTGGCGACTTCACCGTCTAAAGCGTCCATTAAAGCTGAAATTATTAGGAATATTATGCTAAATATGAGATTACTTAGCATCATTTCAAAGAAATATAATAGTGAAAATATCAGACCAAATAATGTAATATAATTTGGCGTTATGTGAAGTTTTGCCAAAAATTTTGCTATCGGTGTTAAAATCCTCTTACTTTGCCTTCTTATTTTAGTTATCATATTTTACCACTACTATTTTAAACTCTTTTAACTACTGATAAGGGATGGCAGCTAAAAAATTGATCCTGGTAACTTCCGAATCACACCCATTGCACAAAATTTTTATGGAAATACTAGAAGAATTATCAAAGGAACTAAATCTAGAAAAGGAAGTGAAATTGGAGGACTACTCATTCTTAGCAGATTACGGAGAGAAAGATGAATTTGATATGCCATTTCTTCCACAACTTTTTATCGACTTAGGAAACGGGAAAATAGTCCCAGTATTAACTAAAATCCCGTTCGATTCTCAATTTAAGCCAGATAAAAGCGCAGGCAAAGAAGAGGCTCTTAAAAAAATTAAAAACCTAGGATAACATAGTGATATTTTGAAGTGAGAAGTTTGAGTTACGTTCCACATGTTCCTTATGTTCCTACGCCAGAAAAAGTAGTGAGAAAAATGTTAGAGTTGGCTAAAGTTGGGCCTGATGATGTCGTTTACGATTTAGGTTGTGGTGATGGAAGGATAATAATATCAGCAGTTAAGGATTTTAGTGCGAAAAAAGCGGTTGGTATTGAAATAAATGACGAAAGAATAAGGGAAGCATTATCTAATATCGAAAAAAATGGTGTAGTTGGAAGAGCTACAGTAATAAAGGGAAACTTTTTCGAAGTTGACATATCAGAAGCTACAGTAGTTACAATGTTCCTTTTAACAAATGTAAATGAAATGCTTAAACCAAAGTTAGAGAAAGAATTAAAGCCTGGAACTAGAGTTGTCTCTCATGAATTCGAGATGAGGGGGTGGATACCAAAGGAGGTTATTAAAGTTGAGGATGGTAATATGAATCATACTGTATACCTTTATATTATTGGTGAACATAAATGAAAATTCTAATAATAAAAAGCGAGAACGGAAAGATTACTTCAGAAAAAGTAATGGATGGAGAAATAGGAAAGGTATTAAGGGAAGTAGCTAAAGAAGCCTTAGAAGAATGGAACGAGTTAACATCTGATTTTATAATTATGCATGACATGGAGGAAGTAAGAATTCCTTTACCTTTAAAACCAGACTTATACGAATCTATAAAGAACTTTTTAGTAGGCAAAGATAAGAAAGAAGCTATAGCAAAAATTCCAGTTTACGTTATAAGTTACGAAAATGAGTGGAAAGAGAGTGATTTCCAGGATAAAAAAGTATATGTAGTATCATATTACATAAATGACGAAATAAAAAAGAATATAATTGAAGATGCCACACAAATAACTAGTGAACATAAGGAATTAGAAGAAGGAGAAGAGGAGGAAGAATAACCAAAAAATTTGAAAATATTTTTAAAATTAACTTCCTTTTCCAAAGGAGAAGAATGAATCTATCGATATCGTAGCTGCAATTTCATCCCATGAGACTCCGAATGCCTTAAGTATCTGCTCAAATGTACTCCTTACTGCTTCTAAATACTTCTCAACGTCTATTTCGGTGACCTTAGCTAGTTGAACAGGCTTTACCCCATCTTTTGACCTAACCTTTACAAAGTAAATCACATCCCTTGGTAATACATTTATACCATAAGGCCTCAGTTGAAGTGCCGCTTTAACATGCTGAGGGGTGTTTTTAGTATATGCATCTAACGGCTTAGATAACATTACCTTAAAGGCTAATTCATCTAGGTTATATCCCTTATTCTTCAACTTCTCATAAGATTCTTTAATCTTCTTAACTATCTCTCCCTTAATTTTTCTAACATCATCTGGAGAATTTATCGAGACCATCAAATCTTTAACATCATTAAATACTTTCTTTAGAAATTCTGGCGTATTTCTCTTCTTAACTAGCATGCCCTTTATTTCTACTTTACCATCTGGGTAAACACCAAAGTAGTTTTTCTTTAAACCGGAAAAAGCGACAAATTTGTAGCTTTTATCCACTTCCAAATCTAAATTGAAGTTAGATTTTACCCATTTTATTATATTTTCAAGATTTTCTTTTGAAGGGTTAAGGAGGAATAGAGAATCTGTATCACCGTATAAAACAGTTAATCCTTCTTCCCTAGCCTTTTTAACAGTACTAGTAATTACGTATCTACCTAATGCTGTAACACTTTCAGCAACTGCAGGAGCATATAACGGGAAGTTCTCCGCTCCAAACACTCCATACGTAGCATTTATAAATACTTTCATAGCCCTCTGAACTACATCGTACAATATTTTTTGCTCTTCACTTATATTAGCACTTTTAGACTTCTTCTTATAGATCTTTACTCTGAAATCCCTTAATAATCCAGTAATTACGGCTGTTATTCCTGGTCTATCCATGCAAACAGTATGTAGTGTTTCACCAGTCTCATCTTTAACTTCAAATCTCTTCTTACAATTCTCAATGTCGACTGTCTCATAACTTAGATTCCACGTTCTAATTATTGATGGATACAGTGATGCAAAATCTAAAACAACAATATTAAAGAAAATACCAGCAGGCGGATCTATAACAACGGCTCCCTTATATCCCTTACCCTTTATTAAAGCGGCAGTCTTAATTTTAGAAGCTCTTGCAAGTATCTCCTCTTTTAATGGTATTAGCCAATTTCTCTTTCTATGCTCCCAATAATATAAATTCTTAATCCACGTAGAGATTTCAGTCCTCGTTAGCTCTTCAATCCCTAACCTTGATATCCTAGAAAATAATATTATTAATTTCATTGTTAGCTCATTTCCAAAAGTAGTAAGCTGTAAAGTTATTTCTGCATCTCTAAAGTTATACTCTATTAATTTTTCGATATCGAGAAAAGATATTAGAGTATCAATTTTCACCTTAGATACGCCTAAAAGTGCCTTTGCTACAGCGTCTAAATTATACTCACTATACTTGCCTTCAAAAGCATAATTTCTCACAGCCTTATTAAAGAAAAACTTATACAAATCTATATGAAAACCAGCTAGATATCTTGCCTCATCAGAGCTTACATCTAAAGGGATCTCCTCGGGGAAAAAGCCCAATTTTAACGCTCTATAATAAATGTAAGGTAAATCAAAGTCGTCTCCGTTAAACGTTACAATCATGGGATAATTGAGGACTATCTCAAAGAACCTATTTAATAATTCGTATTCCGAATTAAATCTCTCTATGGATATCCCATTGATATTTCCACTACCTTCCCCTACATCCTCCCTATTTAGAACTAATACTTTCTTTAATCCATCACTACCAGCTAAGGCAATACTTATTATTGGAAACTCTGCTTTCTCGGGATCAGGAATTCTGCCCTTTATAGGAGTGTATACTTCTATATCAATTGCAACCCTTTTAATATTAGGAACTTCGGTTTCAAATATCGGAAGCCACTCTAAAGCCATCTGTCTAGTCATTTCGTCCGAGTCTGAAAAAGCCTTTTTAATCTCCTCTATGTCCTTCTGATCCATAGTTAAAGACACACTTTCTAACTTGCCATTTTTTACAATATAGGGCATTCCAGGGATTAACTCCATATCATAAATATAATTGTTATAATACTTTATATGAGCCTCATAAGCCTTTGGCACGGCATTCCTTAACCTTCTTACTGCTAATGGATCCTTAACTACAATTTTAGTCAATTTTATTTTATTCCAGGTATATGGATCAATTTTGGTTACAGTTTCTATATGATCAAATGATGGATCCCTAATTATTTTAGGTATCTTGCTTACCTTATCTGGTTCGATATCAACCAAGAAATAAGACTTATGACCAGTGTTATCGTACAAAATATAAACCTTCTGTGTTTCCTTATCGAATAACTTACACACAGCTTTACCTTTCTTTCCATCATAATCAACTTGCAGCAAATAGTATATCCTACCCTCCTGAGCTTCAGCTAGCCATTCCCTTCTCATTGCCTTTTTACCCTCTAACGCGCTTTCAAGAATTTGCTTATTCTCAACTTTTTCATGATCTTTACTGGGCTTAGCCTCTGGTATGTCAAAAAGAGTAAGTTGCTTAGCCATTTTCTAACATATATAATTTTTTAGGAATTACTCTATAAGTTTTAATACACAAGGACCCGTAGCTCAGCCAGGATGGAGCGGCGGCCTTCGGAGCCGTAGGTCCCGGGTTCAAATCCCGGCGGGTCCGTGCTTTCATATTTATTTGAGAGAAATCCCTTAATGTTAATTTAAGACAAATGTGAAAATTTGTAATGCCAAAGATTATTACGTATGATATTTAATAGATTACTAATTTATTTAACGCTATATTTTACTTTACGTTTTAAGGGGAGATTTAATGATACTGAGGAAATATAAGGAATTTGCTAAAGCTTATTATAATATCGTGATTAAGAATAATCAGAGAGCCGAACAAACCTTAGGAATATAAGGATTATCATGATGTTTCTTCTATACTCAGCAATTAGTTGAAAAAACGTTATGCTAGAGGTCAAACTAATTTTAAAAGAGAACATGAAATTATAGCAGAAGCACAAAATCATTTACAAGTTTACAAGAATTAGGCGAGGATTTAGATAAGGTTTTGGAGGCGTCAGATTACTTATCTGGAGCCTGGAATATATCAAGGTATCTGGTACTTAGCGGACAAGATATTAAAAACTCCTGAAGAAATAATTACTGAAGAAATGTGTAAAAAGAATAGAGTACTCAGACGAGACATTATCCAAGTTGATTAAAATGGAAATTCATGCCTAATATTAATTAAGAAATTTAGATTGGATAATGTTGTTTAAAATAGAATTAAACGTTAACATTTACCTTATCTAACTGATATTTAATATATTATATTTAAATTGCAGCTGCTAAAAATTTATTATAGGAGTGATAAGGTTTGTTTAATCATGTTTTGGATAGATTTTATTACAAAACAATGTAATTATTTCCGTATTACGTTATTAATACATATTATATTATTCTTTATAATTAAATATAACGAGTAGTAGTGAAATATGAAATATGTAATAATTTTCAATTTTTAATCAAGCTGAACAACGTCACATGGCAATGTTGGTTGGCACTATGCTTGAAGTTTGACCGAAAGGTTTATTACTGAACGTCCTCGGGGTGATTGGATTTATCTTGTTTTTCTACTTATTTATTTATTGTTCTTCTCTTGTAATACTTGGTTTTATTCGTTCTCTTGTTTTGTGTGAATTCCCCGTAGGAGTAAGTGAGCTTATAAAGGCATAAGTAATGTTATAGTCTATAATGGATTAGTTTTTACTTTATGACATAATTTATAATAGCTTAATATTGACACTCTCTTCACGCTCTCATCTGGAGTTAGGTATTGTATAACTTTGCTTATAACATTATCAGGTACTGTATATTTGCCCTTTCCTATAATTCCAAACAATCACCTTGGAAACCCCCTAAATTCTTATAGTTAACCTTCTTCTTTTTTAGCATGCATTTAAGAATTTTTAGTCTAGTTTTATTATAGTCTTTTTCATAATAACTGCAACAGGTTTATAACTTCCCTCAATACAAAATATAGAAAAACATTGAGAAAAGCTTGTATTATTGTGAGATTAAACTTGATAAAACTTGTTAACAGATAAGAAAACAGGGATGAGAAAAATTTTTCCATACTTATATCTTCCTCAAGCACGTCGTGAAACTTATTAATCCAAATAACTAATATAATTACCCTTAGAAACCAAATAATAGAACTCATCCTCAATAAACTCTAGAGCATAACACGAATAATGATAAGTATTAACCCAACGCTTCAAGTCCTTCCAAACCAACTCAATTAAATCCGGAGAATAGGGAGGCAAGAAGAGCAAGATAATGCCGAGCTGAGAAGCAACGGAGAAAACATAAGCATTCTTGTGAAACCTAGCATTATCAACACAATATTACCAGAATTCCTAACCCTAAGCAAGTAAAGAAAATTAACGAAAACACTAGAATCAACATTGGAATAAGTTAGCATAAAACAAGGCTTACCATCAAACAAGCTAAAACATTAACACTTGGATAATCAGCCCTAACAACATATAAACCCAACCTTAGAAGGATCATGACGAATACCACACTCATCCATGAAAAACACTTTTACACCCTTCTTAATAACACCCCTCTCCCTAAGTATGTTGTCGGCATCTATTGGCCTCTTCTTGTCAATCTTGTAGGGAATTTTTAACCTCTTTCTCGCTATTCTCCAAGCTGTAGCTTATCTTCACGTTAAACTTTTCTTCTATGTAATTGCTTCCCATATGGTTTTTCCTTGTAGTTCTTGTATACTTATTTCTCTCTCGTTTATCTTCTTTTCTCTTCCTTTTCTCTGCTTATAGAATAGGCATTTTTCTCCTTCCTTTTCGAATTCTTTTACCCATCTATAAACCGTGCTCTTGTGTACTTGTAGTATTTTTGCTATTTCGCTAATTTTCATTCCCTCCAAGTGTAGTAATATTGCCCTAGTCTCGTTTAAACCCTTGGGCTTCTTGCTAATTATCTTCCTTTTTAAGGTCCTCAACACGCTCAGCCCAACAGTCCCCCATATACTAATACTAGATTTGACTCCCTTTTAGCTCCCCGTTGCAGTTATTATGAAAAAGACTATAAAAAGATAGAGAATAAGGAAGTGCTAATACCAGACAAACTATACCAACCTTACCCTTTGCAACAAAAAAGTGAAGAAGGGAAAGATCCGAATCCGATAGAATGTGAAATATGTAAAGCAATAGTTCCAATATTATGCAATTTACTTGCAACTAAAGTAGCTAGTGCAATTGCATGTGGTGAAGTATGTGAAGTGGATGTCTGTATAATATTCATTGAGGATCCGATTATATATGCTATATGTTCAGTATCTTGCGATATAATATGCAATGAGGTTTTGCAGATTATTCTACGAATTGGTATCCAAACAGCTTGTACGGTAGGTGGTGAATACGTATGTGAAAAAGGTGGATTTTGTTGCTAATTTTGTTTAAAAAAAAGGTAAAGGCAATAAATATTTAGATGATTGTTATGGTGAGCGAGATGAAAAAGCATGAAAAAAATAAGGTTATCTTTGGTCCTACTAAAGAGATATCAACTTTAAAATACGTCTTACTTATCCTATTATTTTCAGCTTTACCATCAGCTATAGTGCTTGTTTTAGCCTATGACGTTATTTATAACTTTTTGCATAGCTTCGTATTATCCGTTTCCTTAAGCGCTCTAATATCTTCCACATTAGGTGCTATATTATCCACTTATCTTGACAGATATCTTATGAGGCGTGGGATAAGACCTCCTGGAATAAGGAAAAAAGAAGCTAGGATTAAGTATATAATCTCTCCAGAGAGTGGACAACCTATTGATGAAAAAGTGATTAAGAGGTATGAGAAAGCGTTAGAGTTTTCAGATAAGGAGTCAGAAAATTATATAGCAGAGTTAGCCATGCTTGGTATGATGTACTTGCAGAATGCTGTAGCTTATGATAATAAAGATCTTTATTTGAGGGCTAAGGAATACTTATCAAGGGCTGAGGAGGCAATGCAAGGAAAGAGTGTGAGCTTTGAGACTAAAGTAATCGTTGATAATTTGAGGAGTAAAATTGAGACTTACAAGTATCGTTTCGGAGAAAGATAACAAGCTAAATTATTATCATACTTGTATAAGTAATGATAAAGTAAAAGCAAAGAAGTTGTTCTACTAAAAATTAGTTTAATTCTTGCTCAAATGTATTATAGACTTTTTAATATTAAGAAACGTTTCTATCCATTATTTATTAAAACTTTTTAGAGTAAACGAGAGTTAAAAAAAGCTGATTACACGTAATATATACTGAGGTGATAAACGATAGAGTTTGAAGATCTTACACAGAAATTTGATATTATAGAGGATATTGTAAAAAAGAGAAAGCAATATATAGATAGATTAAATAAAGGTAATAAGGTAGAATTTGAAATTAGAGATCATATACAGATAGGAAACTACTCTTTCGCATTTGTGAAAGCTAAAGACGGGAAAGTAGGATATGAAGTCATAATTAAGGAAAAGGATAAGGAGTATCATTTCATTTCGGCAGAAGAAAATAAGGGTCGCATTGTAGTATTAAATATTTTAGAGAATATTGAAAGAGAAGGAGATAAGAAAGTATTTACTGCTGAATCTTATTTATTAAGAGAAAATAAGGTAATTAAAGTAGTATCTGGAAGATATGAAACAAAAGGAAACGCACTTTCAAACGTTTTGAGTAGTTATGAACCAGAAAAAATAGAGATAAAAAAGGTGAAATAAGATGTGCGTAAAGAATGATCCACCGGATCCAGATGCTTCTTATGTTTGTTTTTATGAGTGTTTAGTATATGACTGTGCTGGTGATAACGACATAGAAGTTTTAGACGGAGTTACATGCA
The genomic region above belongs to Saccharolobus caldissimus and contains:
- the pgsA gene encoding archaetidylinositol phosphate synthase, whose translation is MITKIRRQSKRILTPIAKFLAKLHITPNYITLFGLIFSLLYFFEMMLSNLIFSIIFLIISALMDALDGEVARILNKSSNLGSFLDSTLDRVEDTLYISSFIFINFPSVLVVLSVGFSLIISYIRAKADALGLKMEGRGIIERGERIIFVFIILLVYIIFSKEVSLYIFYLFLVLTLITVIQRFYVVYSALRK
- a CDS encoding DUF2286 domain-containing protein, translated to MKILIIKSENGKITSEKVMDGEIGKVLREVAKEALEEWNELTSDFIIMHDMEEVRIPLPLKPDLYESIKNFLVGKDKKEAIAKIPVYVISYENEWKESDFQDKKVYVVSYYINDEIKKNIIEDATQITSEHKELEEGEEEEE
- the metG gene encoding methionine--tRNA ligase; translated protein: MFNKGSLQTQNIMRVLVTSAWPYVNSVPHLGNLIGSILSADVFARYARLKYGKDNVLFVSGSDEHGTPIEVEAIKRKVSPKELTDQAHEYDKHLFLNVWEISFDNYSRTESETHKKFVTNFLLKLNKYIKIIEDEIPYCEYDNLYLPDRFVKGTCPYCGFEDARGDQCDNCGRLLTPNLLINPKCAICGRKPVFKKTKHWFFDLSEFNDKIRKWILESKDMPENVKSVALSWVNEGLKPRSITRDNKWGIPAPFENAENKTIYVWFEALLGYISATIEYFEKIRKPEDWKKFWFDKETRSYYFIGKDNIPFHAVILPAMLMASEEGYNLPTVIAATEYLLYEGQKFSKSRRIGVWIDEAPKIMDIEYWRFVLVRLRPEEKDTNFTWREAIRIVNTELNDDIGNYVNRVLTMIVRYFNSIVPEFHTEILDENDRKILDLIDKTPKNVGNLFERGKLKAGTEELLKLVRECNAYLNIKAPWDLYKVGKIKELMNVLYIGVNSVRSIAIMLYPLMPSYSQKIYDMLNMGSIEDEKWDEASKLSIKPGHKIGRVSPLFRKLPADFEANIQSMLEEIRKDVEKNRPTLLK
- the priL gene encoding DNA primase regulatory subunit PriL, translated to MVLDVKKYPFIKSLEEELKKYGGGITLTDLLLSNSIYLELAKDRIQKVRNNEELPSYTIYSEPVLVFYTTLLTLAVINNSEFNKRYSYFESKQFRKILQNENDDNLLEILKFLNIKVNRCNEIKIHVEKKRLIHKEYCINFIDYLKYSKNMGENWRLSKQILVKGNVYLDKNQLVELAAESIRLKILNMIKPLNIKEIPEKLKNLIEKGRTIPPCIQNILSKDNLNEEEIRVLVVFYINIGKNLNNISNILKKWNVPNIVDLYNKYKGDKDTKYIVYSCERMKKLNMCVSNCNVTNPLQLYFLKAE
- a CDS encoding DNA-directed DNA polymerase I, with the translated sequence MAKQLTLFDIPEAKPSKDHEKVENKQILESALEGKKAMRREWLAEAQEGRIYYLLQVDYDGKKGKAVCKLFDKETQKVYILYDNTGHKSYFLVDIEPDKVSKIPKIIRDPSFDHIETVTKIDPYTWNKIKLTKIVVKDPLAVRRLRNAVPKAYEAHIKYYNNYIYDMELIPGMPYIVKNGKLESVSLTMDQKDIEEIKKAFSDSDEMTRQMALEWLPIFETEVPNIKRVAIDIEVYTPIKGRIPDPEKAEFPIISIALAGSDGLKKVLVLNREDVGEGSGNINGISIERFNSEYELLNRFFEIVLNYPMIVTFNGDDFDLPYIYYRALKLGFFPEEIPLDVSSDEARYLAGFHIDLYKFFFNKAVRNYAFEGKYSEYNLDAVAKALLGVSKVKIDTLISFLDIEKLIEYNFRDAEITLQLTTFGNELTMKLIILFSRISRLGIEELTRTEISTWIKNLYYWEHRKRNWLIPLKEEILARASKIKTAALIKGKGYKGAVVIDPPAGIFFNIVVLDFASLYPSIIRTWNLSYETVDIENCKKRFEVKDETGETLHTVCMDRPGITAVITGLLRDFRVKIYKKKSKSANISEEQKILYDVVQRAMKVFINATYGVFGAENFPLYAPAVAESVTALGRYVITSTVKKAREEGLTVLYGDTDSLFLLNPSKENLENIIKWVKSNFNLDLEVDKSYKFVAFSGLKKNYFGVYPDGKVEIKGMLVKKRNTPEFLKKVFNDVKDLMVSINSPDDVRKIKGEIVKKIKESYEKLKNKGYNLDELAFKVMLSKPLDAYTKNTPQHVKAALQLRPYGINVLPRDVIYFVKVRSKDGVKPVQLAKVTEIDVEKYLEAVRSTFEQILKAFGVSWDEIAATISIDSFFSFGKGS
- a CDS encoding protein-lysine N-methyltransferase, with product MSYVPHVPYVPTPEKVVRKMLELAKVGPDDVVYDLGCGDGRIIISAVKDFSAKKAVGIEINDERIREALSNIEKNGVVGRATVIKGNFFEVDISEATVVTMFLLTNVNEMLKPKLEKELKPGTRVVSHEFEMRGWIPKEVIKVEDGNMNHTVYLYIIGEHK